From Pseudoxanthomonas sp. YR558, the proteins below share one genomic window:
- a CDS encoding DUF4398 domain-containing protein, producing the protein MTVSFAHFPRPLHVMAAAVAALALVPAFAQSVPTPELEAAVKAVQRADQADADQYAPEPLAAARQSLAQAQSTRNKKEALDFALRAAADADLARARSEEAVATAEVGQRRAEIADLQRQLGEGGR; encoded by the coding sequence ATGACTGTTAGCTTCGCACACTTCCCCAGGCCCCTGCATGTGATGGCCGCCGCAGTAGCGGCACTGGCCCTGGTGCCCGCCTTCGCCCAGAGCGTCCCCACGCCGGAGCTCGAGGCCGCGGTGAAGGCCGTGCAGCGCGCCGACCAGGCCGATGCCGATCAGTACGCTCCGGAGCCGTTGGCCGCCGCCCGCCAGTCGCTGGCCCAGGCGCAGTCCACGCGAAACAAGAAGGAAGCACTCGATTTCGCCCTGCGCGCAGCGGCGGATGCCGATCTGGCGCGCGCGCGCAGCGAAGAAGCCGTAGCGACGGCCGAGGTCGGCCAGCGCCGCGCGGAAATCGCCGACCTGCAGCGTCAGCTCGGGGAGGGCGGCCGATGA
- the sugE gene encoding quaternary ammonium compound efflux SMR transporter SugE has translation MAWVYLVLAGVLEIVWAVGLKYSEGFTRLVPSVVTAVAAAASFWLLAAALKHIPLGTGYAIWVGIGAVGTACVGMWLFQEPATAARLVCIGLIVAGIIGLKLAS, from the coding sequence ATGGCGTGGGTATATCTGGTGTTGGCGGGCGTGCTGGAAATCGTGTGGGCGGTCGGCCTGAAGTATTCCGAGGGCTTTACCCGCCTCGTGCCCAGTGTGGTCACGGCCGTTGCCGCGGCGGCCAGCTTCTGGCTGCTGGCGGCAGCCCTGAAGCACATCCCGCTGGGAACGGGCTATGCGATCTGGGTGGGCATCGGCGCCGTCGGCACCGCCTGTGTGGGCATGTGGCTGTTCCAGGAGCCTGCCACGGCGGCGCGGCTGGTCTGCATCGGCCTGATCGTGGCCGGCATCATCGGTCTGAAACTGGCTTCGTAA
- a CDS encoding fumarylacetoacetate hydrolase family protein, with protein sequence MKLGSLKEGGRDGTLIVVSRDLARGVRATGIAPTLQRALEDWSNTAPRLNALYESLNAGDVEGAFDIDLHALAAPLPRAYEFVDGSAYLPHVERVRRARNAEVPASFYTDPLMYQATSAGFLGPRDPVKVVSEDHGIDLEAEIVVITDDVPMAVTPAQAAGHIQLIGLVNDVSLRNLIPGELAKGFGFLQSKPRSALSPVFVTPDELDAAWDGNKVHLPLVTHINGAWFGAPEAGVDMQFDFSQLVAHAAKTRPLSAGTIVGSGTIANEDTSKGASCFAEKRTVETLRDGKPSTPFMSFGDVVHIEMKDRDGRSIFGAIEQRIEAQPLP encoded by the coding sequence ATGAAGCTGGGTTCCCTGAAGGAAGGTGGTCGCGACGGTACGTTGATCGTCGTGTCGCGTGATCTGGCCCGCGGCGTGCGCGCCACCGGCATCGCGCCGACGCTGCAGCGCGCGCTGGAGGACTGGAGCAACACCGCGCCGCGCCTCAACGCGCTGTACGAATCGTTGAATGCCGGTGATGTCGAGGGTGCCTTCGATATCGACTTGCACGCGCTCGCCGCGCCGCTGCCGCGCGCCTATGAATTCGTCGACGGCAGCGCCTACCTGCCTCACGTCGAGCGCGTGCGCCGTGCGCGCAATGCGGAAGTGCCGGCGAGCTTCTACACCGACCCGCTGATGTACCAGGCGACCAGCGCAGGCTTCCTTGGCCCGCGCGATCCGGTGAAGGTGGTCAGCGAAGACCACGGCATCGATCTGGAGGCCGAGATCGTCGTGATCACCGACGACGTGCCGATGGCGGTCACACCCGCGCAGGCGGCCGGGCACATCCAGCTGATCGGCCTGGTCAACGACGTGTCGCTGCGCAACCTGATTCCGGGCGAGCTCGCCAAGGGCTTCGGCTTCCTCCAGTCCAAGCCGCGGTCGGCGTTGTCGCCGGTCTTCGTCACGCCGGACGAATTGGACGCCGCATGGGATGGCAACAAGGTGCACCTGCCGCTGGTGACCCACATCAACGGCGCGTGGTTTGGTGCGCCGGAAGCCGGTGTCGACATGCAGTTCGACTTCTCGCAGCTCGTCGCCCACGCCGCCAAGACGCGCCCGCTGTCCGCAGGCACCATCGTCGGCTCGGGCACCATCGCCAACGAGGACACCTCGAAGGGCGCCTCGTGCTTCGCCGAGAAGCGCACCGTCGAGACGCTCCGCGATGGCAAGCCCAGCACCCCGTTCATGAGCTTCGGCGATGTGGTCCACATCGAAATGAAGGATCGTGACGGCCGTTCCATTTTTGGTGCGATCGAGCAGCGGATCGAGGCCCAACCCTTGCCTTAA
- a CDS encoding GNAT family N-acetyltransferase has translation MPGDADDVAHLLAELGYPCSTREAAERIHAVDADRQQVLLLARRDGGRCGLVGLHFLYYVPLGALICRITALVVATEARGSGLGRQLLEEAYRRARGADCVRLELTTALHRTEAHAFYRACGFTESSLRFTRALGGA, from the coding sequence ATGCCGGGGGATGCAGATGATGTCGCGCACCTGCTGGCGGAGCTGGGTTACCCCTGTTCTACGCGCGAAGCCGCTGAGCGCATCCACGCTGTGGATGCCGATCGCCAGCAAGTGCTGCTGCTCGCACGGCGCGACGGCGGGCGATGCGGCCTCGTTGGCCTGCACTTCCTCTATTACGTTCCGTTGGGTGCGCTCATCTGCCGGATCACCGCGCTGGTCGTCGCTACCGAAGCGCGAGGCAGTGGGCTCGGACGACAGTTGCTGGAGGAGGCCTACCGCCGTGCACGCGGCGCGGACTGCGTGCGACTCGAACTGACCACCGCCCTGCACCGCACCGAAGCCCACGCGTTCTATCGCGCCTGCGGCTTCACCGAAAGCTCGCTCCGCTTCACCCGCGCACTCGGCGGAGCCTGA
- the rpsI gene encoding 30S ribosomal protein S9, with translation MAITQNYGTGRRKSSTARVFLRKGSGNITVNGRPLDEFFGRETGRMIVRQPLELTKNTETFDITVTTTGGGITGQAGAIRLGIARALVEYDETLKSELRKAGFVTRDAREVERKKVGLHKARRATQFSKR, from the coding sequence ATGGCTATCACTCAGAACTACGGCACCGGCCGTCGCAAGTCCTCCACCGCCCGCGTGTTCCTGCGCAAGGGTTCCGGCAACATCACGGTCAACGGTCGTCCGCTGGACGAGTTCTTCGGCCGCGAAACCGGCCGCATGATCGTGCGCCAGCCGCTGGAGCTGACCAAGAACACGGAAACCTTCGACATCACCGTGACCACCACCGGTGGCGGCATCACCGGTCAGGCCGGCGCCATCCGCCTGGGCATCGCACGCGCGCTGGTGGAATACGATGAAACGCTGAAGTCGGAACTGCGCAAGGCAGGCTTCGTGACCCGCGACGCCCGTGAAGTCGAGCGTAAGAAGGTCGGCCTGCACAAGGCGCGTCGCGCCACGCAGTTCTCCAAGCGCTAA
- the coq7 gene encoding 2-polyprenyl-3-methyl-6-methoxy-1,4-benzoquinone monooxygenase, with translation MNTRTFSPLDRWLVEAQRGLDTVFGNPPAQRANPAGDTPDVAMDETEQRHAAGLMRINHVGEVCAQGLYFGQAAVARDPETRAHLLDAAQEETDHLAWCADRLRELDSRPSLFNPLWYAGSYALGALAGLRGDGWSLGFVVETEHQVEAHLDEHLETLPPADLRSREILTVMKADEARHAEHAQHAGARVLPAPIPTLMAGASKLMKAVAYRL, from the coding sequence ATGAACACGCGGACCTTTTCCCCCTTGGACCGCTGGCTGGTGGAAGCCCAGCGCGGCCTGGACACCGTCTTCGGCAACCCGCCGGCCCAAAGGGCCAATCCCGCCGGCGATACGCCGGATGTCGCCATGGACGAGACCGAACAGCGCCATGCCGCCGGGCTGATGCGGATCAACCATGTGGGCGAGGTCTGCGCCCAAGGGCTCTATTTCGGCCAGGCCGCGGTCGCCCGCGACCCTGAGACCCGCGCCCATCTGCTCGATGCCGCCCAGGAAGAGACCGATCACCTGGCCTGGTGTGCGGACCGACTAAGGGAGCTCGACAGCCGTCCCAGCCTGTTCAACCCCCTTTGGTATGCCGGCAGCTACGCCCTGGGCGCGCTGGCCGGTTTGCGGGGCGATGGCTGGAGCCTGGGCTTCGTGGTCGAGACAGAACATCAGGTGGAGGCCCACCTGGACGAACACCTGGAAACCCTGCCGCCCGCCGACCTGCGCAGCCGCGAGATCCTGACGGTGATGAAAGCCGACGAAGCCCGCCATGCCGAGCATGCCCAGCATGCCGGCGCCCGGGTGCTCCCGGCCCCGATCCCAACCCTGATGGCCGGCGCCTCGAAGCTGATGAAGGCCGTGGCCTACCGCCTCTGA
- a CDS encoding OmpA family protein — protein sequence MSARRNVPLVLCLVLAATAAMSAFAADNPVVVQLNQRLTRLQSDPALAEFAAYEKLQAQHAVAAFDDARRSQRETLQYVAERRVEIAEIAARTQAARREADRLDRTRSELLVEASRREAERARRETERLRVQAQIQAEEADRLRLAAEAEALARQEAETTLDTVAGQQASRLSTARQRELKLAREEAELVSGAKLPASKFESRGEVFTLGADAFASGSAKLSGGGSSTASALAAYLQANPKARARIEGYGDKQTPGQRRADAVRDALTAGGVQRNRLQSAAKGAGTKARAIEVVITH from the coding sequence ATGAGCGCACGCCGAAACGTCCCGCTCGTCTTGTGCCTGGTGCTTGCCGCCACGGCGGCGATGAGTGCGTTCGCTGCAGACAACCCGGTGGTGGTGCAGCTCAATCAGCGCCTGACCCGGCTGCAGTCCGATCCTGCCCTAGCGGAATTCGCGGCCTACGAGAAGCTCCAGGCGCAGCACGCCGTGGCCGCGTTCGACGACGCGCGCCGCAGCCAGCGGGAGACCCTGCAGTACGTGGCCGAGCGCCGCGTTGAGATCGCCGAGATCGCGGCCCGCACCCAAGCCGCGCGCCGCGAGGCGGATCGTCTGGACCGCACGCGCAGTGAATTGCTGGTGGAAGCCAGCCGTCGCGAAGCCGAGCGTGCGCGCCGTGAGACCGAGCGTCTGCGTGTGCAGGCGCAGATCCAGGCCGAAGAGGCGGACCGCCTGCGGTTGGCGGCGGAAGCCGAGGCGCTGGCCCGGCAGGAAGCGGAGACCACACTGGATACCGTGGCGGGCCAGCAGGCCAGTCGACTCAGCACCGCGCGCCAACGTGAGTTGAAGCTGGCACGGGAAGAGGCGGAACTCGTCTCGGGGGCGAAGCTGCCGGCGTCCAAGTTCGAAAGCCGTGGCGAGGTCTTCACGCTGGGCGCGGACGCTTTCGCAAGCGGATCGGCGAAGCTGTCCGGGGGGGGCAGTTCGACGGCAAGCGCGCTGGCCGCCTACCTGCAGGCAAACCCCAAGGCGCGCGCGCGGATCGAGGGGTACGGCGACAAGCAGACGCCGGGACAGCGCCGCGCGGATGCCGTGCGGGACGCCCTGACGGCGGGTGGCGTGCAGCGAAACCGACTGCAGAGCGCCGCGAAAGGGGCCGGCACGAAGGCGCGCGCCATCGAAGTTGTCATCACGCACTGA
- a CDS encoding YdcH family protein, translating to MFEGQPQAEIDALIKADPEFKQLYQRHRELDKKVTDAELGVLPIDDNLLGQMKREKLHAKERLLRIYDTKPH from the coding sequence ATGTTCGAAGGTCAACCGCAGGCCGAAATCGATGCACTCATCAAGGCCGATCCGGAGTTCAAGCAGCTTTACCAGCGCCATCGCGAGCTGGACAAGAAAGTCACCGATGCCGAACTCGGCGTCCTGCCCATCGATGACAACCTGCTCGGGCAGATGAAGCGCGAAAAGCTGCACGCCAAGGAGCGATTGCTCCGGATCTACGACACAAAGCCCCACTGA
- a CDS encoding pyridoxal-phosphate dependent enzyme translates to MAIHSSVLELIGDTPIVQAKRLDTGLCTLYLKLESANPGGSIKDRIGMSMIEAAEKRGDLKPGATLVEGTAGNTGIGLALVAQQKGYKLMLVVPDKMSREKIFNLKAMGAEVILTRSDVAKGHPEYYQDLAERIARETPGAYFINQFGNPDNPAAHEFGTGPEILRQMDGQLDAIVFGCGSSGTMTGLSRCFAAHSPQTEMVLADPVGSILTQYINEGTLSTKSGSWLVEGIGEDFLPQISDFTRVKKAYAISDRESFLTARELLAKEGILGGSSTGTLLAAALKYCREQTEPKKVLVFVCDTGNKYLSKMYNDYWMLDNGFIDRPQYGDLRDLILRPYSQRDTVVVSPTDLLTTAYQRMKLYDVSQLPVMEGDKLAGIVDESDVLLHVYGDEARFRDPVSTAMVSKLDRLDVRSPIEALLPVFDRGQVAIITDGDAFLGLITRIDLLNYLRRRAQ, encoded by the coding sequence ATGGCGATCCACTCCTCCGTACTCGAGCTGATCGGCGACACGCCGATCGTCCAGGCCAAGCGCCTCGACACCGGGCTCTGCACCCTTTATCTCAAGCTCGAGAGCGCCAACCCCGGCGGGTCCATCAAGGACCGCATCGGCATGTCGATGATCGAGGCCGCCGAAAAGCGCGGCGACCTGAAGCCCGGCGCCACGCTCGTGGAGGGTACGGCGGGAAATACCGGCATCGGACTGGCACTGGTCGCCCAGCAGAAGGGCTACAAGCTGATGCTGGTCGTCCCGGACAAGATGAGCCGGGAGAAGATCTTCAACCTGAAGGCCATGGGCGCCGAGGTCATCCTGACCCGCTCCGACGTCGCGAAGGGACATCCCGAGTACTACCAGGATCTGGCCGAGCGCATTGCGCGCGAAACGCCGGGTGCCTACTTCATCAACCAATTCGGCAATCCGGATAACCCCGCTGCGCATGAATTCGGCACCGGTCCTGAGATCCTGAGGCAGATGGACGGCCAACTGGATGCCATCGTCTTCGGCTGCGGCAGCTCCGGGACCATGACGGGTCTGTCGCGGTGCTTCGCGGCGCATTCGCCCCAGACCGAGATGGTGCTTGCCGATCCGGTCGGCTCCATCCTGACCCAGTACATCAACGAGGGGACCCTTAGCACGAAGTCGGGCAGCTGGCTGGTGGAAGGCATCGGCGAGGATTTCCTGCCGCAGATCTCGGACTTCACGCGCGTCAAGAAGGCCTATGCGATCAGCGATCGCGAGAGTTTCCTGACCGCGCGCGAGCTGCTGGCGAAAGAGGGCATTCTGGGCGGCTCCTCGACGGGCACGCTGCTCGCCGCGGCGCTGAAGTACTGCCGCGAGCAGACCGAACCGAAGAAGGTGCTCGTCTTCGTCTGCGACACCGGCAACAAGTACCTGTCCAAGATGTACAACGACTATTGGATGCTGGACAACGGCTTCATCGACCGCCCCCAGTATGGTGATCTGCGAGACCTGATCCTGCGTCCCTATAGCCAGCGGGACACGGTCGTGGTCAGCCCTACGGACCTGCTGACGACGGCCTATCAGCGCATGAAGTTGTACGACGTCTCGCAGCTACCGGTGATGGAAGGCGACAAGCTGGCCGGCATCGTCGACGAAAGCGATGTGCTGCTGCACGTGTACGGCGACGAGGCGCGTTTCCGCGATCCCGTCTCCACCGCGATGGTCAGCAAGCTGGACCGCCTGGACGTCCGTTCGCCGATCGAGGCCCTGCTACCGGTCTTCGATCGCGGGCAGGTGGCCATCATCACGGACGGAGACGCCTTCCTGGGCCTGATCACCCGCATCGATCTTCTGAACTATCTGCGACGCCGCGCACAGTAG
- the speD gene encoding adenosylmethionine decarboxylase: MVKPLPRLRLQGFNNLTKALSFNIYDVCYASSEDERRRYIEYIDEEYNADRLTQILTDVAEIIGANILNVARQDYDPQGASVTILISEEPVIDKKDAGKEIISDAVVAHMDKSHITVHTYPETHPDNGIATFRADIDVATCGVISPLKALNYLIESLESDIVIMDYRVRGFTRDVKGKKHYIDHKINSIQDFLAKNIKSRYEMLDVNVYQENIFHTKMHLKEFDLDNYLFEEKAKNLSFKERMKIEARLKREIEELYHGRNLSE; the protein is encoded by the coding sequence GTGGTAAAACCCCTGCCTCGCCTGCGGCTGCAAGGCTTCAACAACCTGACCAAGGCGCTGAGCTTCAACATCTACGACGTGTGCTACGCCTCGTCCGAGGATGAGCGTCGCCGGTACATCGAGTACATCGACGAGGAATACAACGCCGACCGCCTGACCCAGATCCTGACGGACGTGGCGGAGATCATCGGCGCCAACATCCTGAACGTGGCCCGCCAGGACTACGATCCCCAGGGCGCGTCGGTGACCATCCTCATCTCCGAGGAGCCGGTGATCGACAAGAAGGATGCGGGCAAGGAGATCATCTCCGACGCGGTGGTGGCCCACATGGACAAGTCGCACATCACGGTGCACACGTATCCGGAAACCCATCCGGACAACGGCATCGCGACATTCCGCGCGGATATCGATGTGGCGACCTGCGGCGTCATCTCGCCGCTGAAAGCTCTGAATTACCTGATCGAAAGCCTGGAATCCGACATCGTCATCATGGATTACCGGGTCCGTGGCTTCACCCGCGACGTGAAGGGCAAGAAGCACTACATCGACCACAAGATCAATTCGATCCAGGACTTCCTGGCCAAGAACATCAAGTCGCGCTACGAGATGCTCGACGTGAACGTCTACCAGGAAAACATCTTCCACACGAAGATGCACCTGAAGGAGTTCGACCTCGACAACTACCTGTTCGAGGAGAAGGCCAAGAACCTATCGTTCAAGGAGCGCATGAAGATCGAGGCGCGCCTGAAGCGGGAGATCGAAGAGCTGTACCACGGGCGCAACCTGTCCGAGTGA
- the maiA gene encoding maleylacetoacetate isomerase, producing the protein MAEQLKLYSYWRSSAAYRVRIGLNLKGLVYETVPVHLVRDGGQQHSAEYIAKNPQQLVPTLQHGERVIRQSLAILEYLDEAWPSPRLLPMTARDRARVRALAQMVACDVHPLNNLRVLQYFEHTWNVPQAERDDWIKHWIVEGFTAMEALLVEDAATGPYCHGQTPGLADCFLVPQVFNARRFGVDVTAFPTILRIEEACLALPAFDRARPENQPDATA; encoded by the coding sequence ATGGCTGAGCAACTGAAGCTTTATTCCTACTGGCGCTCAAGCGCCGCCTATCGTGTCCGCATCGGCCTGAACCTGAAGGGCCTGGTGTACGAGACCGTGCCCGTGCATCTGGTGCGCGACGGTGGGCAGCAGCACTCTGCGGAGTACATCGCCAAGAATCCCCAGCAGCTGGTACCGACGCTGCAGCACGGAGAGCGGGTGATCCGGCAATCGCTGGCGATCCTCGAATACCTCGACGAAGCTTGGCCTTCGCCGCGCTTGCTGCCGATGACAGCGCGCGACCGCGCCCGCGTGCGAGCGCTGGCGCAGATGGTCGCGTGCGACGTCCACCCGCTGAACAACCTGCGCGTGCTGCAGTATTTCGAGCACACCTGGAATGTCCCGCAGGCCGAGCGCGACGATTGGATCAAGCACTGGATCGTCGAAGGCTTCACGGCGATGGAGGCCTTGCTCGTCGAGGATGCCGCTACCGGTCCGTACTGCCATGGGCAGACACCCGGGCTTGCGGATTGTTTCCTGGTGCCGCAGGTTTTCAATGCGCGTCGCTTCGGCGTGGACGTCACGGCGTTCCCGACGATCCTGCGCATCGAGGAAGCGTGTCTGGCCTTGCCGGCGTTCGATCGCGCACGTCCCGAAAACCAACCCGACGCCACCGCCTGA
- a CDS encoding PilT/PilU family type 4a pilus ATPase: MDIGYFLKLMTEKNASDMFLTTGAPVYIKIEGKLYPLGNTGLPPGMVKKIAYSLMDEGQVPVFERELELNMAIALQDAGRFRVNVFKQRGEVGMVIRAIRSVIPSIEELNLPPVLKDIIMTPRGLVLIVGSTGSGKSTSLASMIDYRNTTSTGHILTIEDPIEYLHRHKQSIVNQREVGLDTHAFHNALKNAMREAPDVILIGEILDATTMEAAIAFAETGHLCLATLHSNNADQTIERILNFFPESAHKNVLMNLALNLRAVVSQRLVKGTDGRRLPAAEVLINTPMIRDLLRRGQVHEIKAAMEESLEEGMETFDQCLFRMVKEGQIEQEEALRAADSRDGLALKFRLSEGSKGEHDPYADYDNGSSSPRITHGFG; encoded by the coding sequence ATGGACATCGGCTATTTCCTGAAGCTGATGACCGAGAAGAACGCCTCGGACATGTTCCTCACGACCGGGGCGCCGGTCTACATCAAGATCGAGGGCAAGCTGTACCCCTTGGGCAACACCGGCCTGCCACCCGGCATGGTCAAGAAGATCGCGTACTCGCTGATGGACGAGGGCCAGGTGCCCGTGTTCGAGCGCGAACTCGAGCTGAACATGGCGATCGCCCTGCAGGACGCCGGCCGCTTCCGCGTCAACGTGTTCAAGCAGCGCGGCGAAGTGGGCATGGTCATCCGCGCCATCCGCAGCGTGATTCCGAGCATCGAGGAGCTGAACCTCCCGCCGGTGCTGAAGGACATCATCATGACCCCGCGCGGGCTGGTGCTGATCGTCGGCTCCACCGGCTCGGGCAAGTCGACCTCGCTCGCTTCGATGATCGACTACCGCAACACGACGAGTACCGGCCACATCCTCACCATCGAGGATCCGATCGAGTACCTGCACCGGCACAAGCAGTCCATCGTGAACCAGCGCGAAGTCGGCCTGGATACCCACGCCTTCCACAACGCGCTCAAGAACGCGATGCGCGAGGCGCCGGACGTCATCCTGATCGGCGAAATCCTGGACGCCACCACGATGGAAGCGGCGATTGCGTTCGCCGAGACGGGCCACCTCTGTCTGGCCACACTGCACTCGAATAACGCCGATCAGACCATCGAGCGCATCCTCAACTTCTTCCCGGAGAGCGCGCACAAGAACGTGCTGATGAACCTGGCGCTGAACCTGCGCGCCGTGGTTTCCCAGCGCTTGGTCAAGGGTACCGATGGCCGCCGCCTGCCCGCTGCGGAAGTGTTGATCAACACTCCGATGATCCGCGACCTGCTGCGCCGCGGGCAGGTTCACGAGATCAAGGCCGCCATGGAAGAGTCTCTGGAGGAAGGCATGGAGACCTTCGACCAGTGCCTGTTCCGCATGGTGAAGGAAGGTCAGATCGAACAGGAAGAAGCGCTGCGCGCCGCCGATTCGCGCGATGGCCTGGCACTGAAGTTCCGTCTGTCCGAAGGCAGCAAGGGTGAGCACGATCCCTACGCCGACTACGACAACGGCAGCAGTTCGCCGCGCATCACCCACGGCTTCGGCTGA
- the crp gene encoding cAMP-activated global transcriptional regulator CRP produces MSPGIPLSAPARPAASPLTPDNATLERFLAHSHRRRYPARADVFRPGDPAGTLYYVVSGSVSIITEEDDDRELVLGYFGSGEFVGEMGLFIESDRREVILRTRTQCELAEISYERLHQLFLGTLSADAPKLLYAIGAQLSRRLLDTSRKASRLAFLDVTDRIVRTLHDLAREPEAMSHPQGTQLRVSRQELARLVGCSREMAGRVLKKLQADGSLHARGKTVVLYGTR; encoded by the coding sequence ATGAGCCCAGGCATCCCCCTTTCAGCCCCCGCTCGCCCCGCCGCCAGCCCCCTGACGCCGGACAACGCCACGCTTGAGCGTTTCCTCGCCCATAGCCACAGGCGACGCTATCCGGCCCGCGCCGACGTGTTCCGCCCGGGAGATCCGGCCGGCACCTTGTATTACGTGGTCAGCGGCTCGGTCAGCATCATTACCGAGGAAGACGACGACCGCGAACTGGTCCTCGGCTACTTCGGTAGTGGTGAGTTCGTCGGTGAGATGGGCCTGTTCATCGAGTCCGACCGCCGGGAAGTGATCCTGCGCACCCGGACCCAGTGCGAACTGGCCGAGATCAGCTACGAGCGCCTGCACCAGCTGTTCCTGGGCACGCTCTCGGCCGACGCCCCCAAGCTGCTGTACGCCATCGGCGCCCAGTTGTCCCGGCGCCTGCTGGACACCAGCCGGAAGGCCAGCCGTCTGGCGTTCCTGGACGTGACCGACCGCATCGTCCGCACCCTGCACGACCTCGCCCGCGAACCGGAAGCCATGAGCCATCCGCAGGGCACCCAGCTGCGCGTCTCCCGCCAGGAGCTCGCCCGCTTGGTCGGTTGTTCGCGCGAGATGGCTGGTCGCGTACTGAAGAAGCTGCAGGCGGATGGCTCGCTGCATGCGCGGGGCAAGACCGTCGTCCTGTACGGCACCCGCTGA
- the rplM gene encoding 50S ribosomal protein L13: protein MSTFTAKSETVQRDWYVVDAAGKTLGRLSTELARRLRGKHKPVYTPHVDTGDYLVVINAEKIHVTGNKLADKKYHRFTGYIGNLKTETLAQALERHPERVIETAVKGMLPKGPLGRDMYRKLKVYAGPNHPHAAQQPQVLDI from the coding sequence ATGAGCACCTTTACCGCCAAGTCCGAGACCGTCCAGCGTGACTGGTACGTCGTCGACGCAGCAGGCAAGACCCTGGGTCGCCTGTCCACCGAGCTGGCCCGCCGTCTCCGCGGCAAGCACAAGCCCGTCTATACCCCTCACGTTGACACCGGCGACTACCTCGTCGTGATCAATGCCGAGAAGATCCACGTCACCGGCAACAAGCTGGCCGACAAGAAGTACCACCGCTTCACCGGCTACATCGGCAACCTGAAGACCGAGACGCTGGCGCAGGCGCTGGAGCGCCATCCGGAACGCGTCATCGAGACCGCCGTGAAGGGCATGCTGCCGAAGGGCCCGCTGGGCCGCGACATGTATCGCAAGCTCAAGGTTTACGCCGGCCCGAATCATCCGCACGCCGCTCAGCAGCCGCAGGTCCTGGACATCTAA
- a CDS encoding 2OG-Fe dioxygenase family protein, translating to MVAMFQPPFCPADEAVRRVQERGYAVLEPRAMADAVGVDLDALDTLLPSWDRLEVDEYLKDGGRYRRRRHSCFVLDAEGIAQAPHRAHWQSLDYNALHGGMQRWFEPIEPAVAEAQAWRQLLVGLGRWCSMLRGQRPWYVEAHQFRIDTTDGIGRPTPEGAHRDGVDFVAVLLLGRQGIKGGETRVFAAAGPDGQRFTLEAPWSLLFLDDERVIHESTPIQPLDGQGHRDTLVLTFRKDGFQGDPREG from the coding sequence ATGGTCGCGATGTTCCAACCTCCTTTTTGCCCCGCCGACGAGGCTGTGCGCCGCGTGCAGGAACGTGGCTACGCGGTGCTCGAGCCGCGGGCCATGGCCGACGCCGTAGGCGTCGATCTCGACGCACTCGATACGTTGCTGCCGAGCTGGGATCGGCTGGAAGTGGACGAGTACCTCAAGGACGGCGGCCGCTATCGGCGGCGGCGGCATTCGTGCTTCGTCCTGGATGCGGAAGGCATCGCGCAAGCGCCGCACCGCGCGCACTGGCAGTCGCTGGATTACAACGCCTTGCATGGCGGCATGCAGCGCTGGTTCGAGCCGATCGAGCCGGCCGTCGCGGAAGCCCAGGCCTGGCGGCAACTCTTGGTGGGGCTGGGTCGCTGGTGTTCCATGCTCAGGGGCCAGCGCCCCTGGTATGTCGAGGCGCATCAATTCCGCATCGACACCACCGACGGCATCGGCCGCCCGACGCCGGAAGGCGCGCATCGCGACGGTGTCGATTTCGTTGCGGTGCTGCTGCTGGGCCGCCAGGGCATCAAAGGGGGCGAAACCCGCGTCTTCGCCGCCGCAGGGCCGGACGGGCAGCGCTTTACGCTGGAAGCCCCGTGGTCGCTGCTGTTCCTCGACGACGAGCGCGTCATCCACGAATCCACCCCGATCCAGCCCCTGGACGGGCAGGGCCATCGCGATACGCTGGTGCTGACCTTCCGCAAGGACGGCTTCCAGGGCGACCCCCGCGAAGGCTGA